The genomic DNA GAGCTAATGCTGCAAGACGGCATTTCGGCGCAGGCGATCGATAAGGTCACGCAACAGGGGGTTCTCTACTTCTCCGCTGCGGGCAACGACGGCAACCGCTCCTACGAAAGTTCCTTTATCCCCAGCGATACCTTTACCTTTCGCGGCACCACCTACACCCCCCACAATTTTTTGGCGGCATCAACACTGGGTGCCCAGGTGGATCTGTTTCAGGACATTACCATTCCCGCCTTTACGCCAATCTCCCTGCTGCTGAACTGGGATCAGCCTGCCGGAAATCTCAGTTCCGATATGGAGATATTTTTGCTCGATCGCCCCGTTCCACCCGGTCAGGGTTCCAGCGTTCTGGCGCAGGGCGTTTTATCCGCCTATGGGCAGGTGAATCCGATCGCGCAAAACGATCCGGCAAAATTCCTGGCATACACCAATCAAAGGGCAGAACCGCAAACGGTTTACCTGATGCTTGCCCTCCGCACGACCGCCAGTTTTCCCTTCCCTTCGCTGATGAAATGGATCAGCATTGCCAACAGCTCAGACGGCAACACGGTCTATCAGTACGTCAACGACCAGCCCGATTCAGTGGGTCGCTCGACAGTTTACGGGCATCCTAATGCCCCCGGTGCGATCGCCGTAGGATCAACGTTTTTTCGCCGCACGCCTGCCTTCGGGGTCAAATCACCCCCGTTAGACAGTTTTTCCAGTCGGGGCGGCACGCCGATCGTCTTTACCCCCAATGGCGATCGACTGCCCAGTCCAGAGGTGCGGCTGAAGCCGGAAATTGTGGGTCCCAATGGCGTTTCAACCACTGTTTTTGGATTTGCGCCCTTCTTTGGCACATCGGCAGCGGCTCCCCATCTGGCAGCGGTGGCGGCACTGATGCGGCAACGGGCAGGCGGCGATCGCAGTTTGAATTTGTCTCGGCTGCTGGCAACCCTTCAGCAAACGGCAATTCCAATGGCTCCGGCGGCGGGTCTCAATCCCCAGGTAGGATTTGTGCAGGCAGAGGATGCCGTGCTGCGATCGTTTCAGGTGGAAAAAGTGGGCACGACGGGTTCAGATCAGCTGACAGGCACCTCCCAGACCGATAATCTGCTGGGTCAGGGCGGCTCCGATCGCCTCACGGGGCTTCGGGGTTTCGATTGGCTGGATGGAGCGGGGGGAAAGGATCGCCTGCGGGGAAACCAGGGTAACGACTTACTTACAGGCGGGGCAGGAGCAGATCGCCTGCTGGGAGACGGGGGAGACGACACGCTGCTGGGCAATGCCGGGCGGGATATTTTGCAGGGCGGCAAAGGGGCAGATTTGCTCTGGGGTGGGGCAGGACGCAATCGCCTTATCGATCGCCAGGGCAGAAATACCTTTGTGCTGAGCCGCAGCGGACTCGCCGAGATTCCCGATTTCCAGCCAGGACGCGATCGCCTCGGACTGTCAGACATTTCCTTTTCGCGGCTTACTATTCAGCAGCAGGGCACGGATAGCCGGATTCAGTCGGGCAGCAGAACGCTGGCAGTTCTGGCGGATACCGATTCAACCCAGCTCGTTCGCCGATCGTTTATCGCGATCAGTTTGCCTGCAATAATTCTCTAAGACTTTTTAAGCCCGATCGCCCTCCGATCGCCGTGACCCCGCTCGCTTTAGCGCATCCGAAACGGATTCCATCGAGCCATCGATCGTTTCCATATCCGGATCATTGTCAAATTCCAGATCGCCCCATTCGGCAGCTGGTTCAGGTGTTTCTGCGGCAGGCGATTCAATCGAAACGCTTTCTACTTCAATCCGCACCGTTGCCACTTCTGGACGGCTGGTTTCGATCACTTCCGGGGGCTGAATGGTCGGTGCCGGGGAACGGCTGGCAGAGGCAGAAGATTCAGCAGGCTGGGTCAGCGGATCGGGAGATTCTGCTTCGCTGATGGCGGTACTCATGAGGGCACTCAGCCAGATCCGCAGGCGATCGAATGCTTGCACAATGCCTTCAATCAGGCGATCGAGGTTTAGCAGGATGGAAGAAGTGTCGGAATTCTGGCGCAATCGCTGCCGATATTGGGCAATCCGTGATCGAACCGTAGCGACCAGCGAATCGGGATTTGTTGCAGCGTCAGGAAACGGCTTAACCGCCACCCGCTCTCCCGGACGAGAAGATTCCCCCTCTGCAAATCGAAGCTGAAGGGTTTGCCAGCCAAACCAGCCGATGAGGGAAACGCTGGCAATTTGTCCTAGCAGTACGCCACCTGTGATCCGCCCCGCACACACCCACAGCACCAGCGCATAAAATAGACCCACACCGCTCCAGAGCAGGTCATATTTACGATGCACTTCCGGCAACAGAAAGGCAGCGAGGTACAAACCCAGGCTTGCTAATGCGACGGCGATCGCCAGAATATAGGCAAGCATTTTCTTCTCCGATTTCAGGTACGCCCAGATCGAGCTTACTGCAATGCTTCCGTTTTGCGTGTGTCCCCAGTCTGAGCCTATCTGATTTATGCCGAATCGTCCTGATGCACGAACCAACTGGAGGAATACTTTACAAAAAGTAATGATATACATTAAATTAATAAATCTGCACTGGCGATAAGCGCTGTCTATGCTGCGCCCGCAGTTTAAAGCTGAAATCTGAAGTTGAACCTTAAAAGCGCAACTTAAAACTTTCAGATTCATCTACAGATTTAATTCACCTGATCGGTTGGCATCATGGTTTTTCTCACTGCACTCTGCACCACCATCGGCGCTGCAATCCTCTCCGATCGCATCGGTCGCGCCTTTCCCGAAATTGCGGTTGGCTGCCTCTCGGTTGCTCTCCTCGCCCTGGTCGTTACCCTGGTTTCTGCCCCCTGGGAGATTCAGCTTGCTCTCGTTGTCGCAGCGGTTGTGTCGTATCGATCGCTGAATCGGGTGAGTGGATAGAGGGGTGGATGAGTCGATGAGTGGGAGAGGGGGAGTAGGGAGTGGGGAGTCGGGTAGAGTTGGCGTTTGTTGCCCGAAGTTGAAAGTTGAATGCTAACCATCCCTCGTTGCTAACTGACCACCCTACCCCTTGCTCCCTTATCCCACTCATTTATCTATCGGCTCACCCATCCACTCGCCCACTCACCTACACCCCCACCTTCTTCCGGTCTTCTTTCCGAATTGGTGTGCCGCAGGGGTAGGTTGGAATCGCTTCTGGCTTGGTGGCTTCCCGGACAGTTTGGGCGATCGCCATTGTCGGTTGCTCCGGCTGGTTTTGCAGAGCAGTCAGGTAGTCCTGGCGCAGGGTATCTAGCATTTCCTGGCGGCGATCGTAAAGGCGCTTTAGCGGACGGGGTTCGCACTGGTTGATCAGGTAGGCGGAGATTAGCGGCAGGGCGATCGTGCTGTCGGTATAGCAGACGATCGTGCTGGGCAGTTCTTCGGGATCAACTTTGCCCCAGCTCACTGCTTCGGAGGGGGTTGCGCCGGAGAGTCCGCCGGTATCGGGACGGGCATCGGTGATTTGCACGAAGTAATCGTGTCCCCGCTCTTCCAAGCCCAGAACTTCGTGGATTTGCGGCTGGGTTTGCAGCAGGAAGTTTTTGGGACTGCCGCCGCCGATAATTACCGCTGCACTCCTGCCTTCCTCACCGGATTCAGTTTGACGAGCTGCATAGGCGATCGCTGCGGTTTCGTTCACGTCCAGGGAGGGATCGATCATGAGCTGATAGCCTTCTAGGGCCAGGGCTGCCACGTTCATGCCGATCGAGCTATCTCCCGGCGAGGAGGTGTAGATGGGAACACCGCACTGGTATGCCGTGGACAGGAGGCAGGAATGCTTTAAGCCCAACTGCTGCTCGACTTCGTAGAGGTATTTGCCCAGCAGATGATGGAATTCTGCGGTACTCATGCGCTTCTGGAACGGTTCTGCCTTCAGCAGTTCGCGGATAAAGGCATCGGTTTCCAGCAGGACATCGTAGCCAAACACGATATCGTAGATGCGAATCCGACCCTCCTGGCGCAGTTTTACGTCATCGACAAAGGGATGGCTGGCGTAGAGGTCGAGTCCGAGTCCGTAGTGAATATCGTGATACAGATTGGCTCCGGTGCTGATCATCCAGTCGATCATGCCGTGGCGCATCAGCGGGGCGAGGACTGATCCACCCAATCCGGCGGGGGTCATGGCTCCCGACAGGCTAACGGCAACGGTAACGCCTTCCTGCATCACTTCGCGGCTCAGCAGATGGCAAATTTCGCGCAGTCGGGCGGAGTTGTAGGCGGTAAAGTACCCGTCGATCAGGTCTACGACGCTGAGGTTGGCGGGCATCGGAGCAGGGGTAATTTTGCGGCTGATAATGTTCGACATTGCTTGCTCTCCAGGTTGCGGAATTTCGGTAAAACACGAAGACAGGACAAAACGCAATGAAGCTGCAAATCGACGCGAGGAAAACACAGCAGGACTGACCCACCTGCGGTAGACGGGATTGAAAATCGGAATTCGATCGCCTCTGAACATCTAACCCAAATGGGGTGCTCAAATACGATCGCATTCATGAAGCCACGGTAGGCAAGATAATGTCCTATCTGCCGTTTGCAGTTTCGATTGCGTCTATTGATTTGCAAAAAACTCTAAGCGAGTTGCGATCGGCTTGCCCGCTGAGCGAGCGCCTTGGCACAATGCGATCGGCTTGCTTGCTGTACGAGCGCCGTAACGCGATACGATCGACCGAGTTTGCCAGGGAGCCAGCCTTTTATCGAAGCCTGCCAGCTTTACAGGGCAATCATTGCCCCAACCCACAAACCTACAGTTACAGGTCGATCAGTTCATACTCGGTCCTTCACAGCGGTCTGCCCAGGAGAGTGCCGGGTCGGTGAGCCGTCTGCGCTGCAATTTCACTTCCAGATACCACAAGGGTCGCCTGGGGTTTCCAGTGAATGAAAACTGTTTCAACGCACTACAACCATGTTGAGAGAATTGACTTTATCAGCTTAACACCAATCTATGGTATGGCTTCAGTATTCCCACGGGGGATTTGCCGATCGCTTTTGGTCGGGTTGCCTGTTTGCGATCGGTTCGATCGAATGATTCTCTGGGGTTTTACAGGGGAGGCGATCGAGTTGCAGCGATCGGATTAGGGCAGTTGTTTGCATCTTGCCCAGACTCTGTGCTATATTCTAAAACTGTTCGGACGCATAGCTCAGTTGGTTAGAGCACTACGTTGACATCGTAGGGGTCACTGGTTCGAGTCCAGTTGTGTCCATCGCCTAAACCCTCGTTCTGCGGGGGTTTTGAGCTTTTAAAGGAAGGCGTGGATCGATGGCTAAACTCCTTCAAGGTGTGACAAATCAGGACAGTTTTCCGCCAAATCAGGACAGGTATGGTTTATATAAGGTACACAAGCAAAAGCTGATCTTTATCAAATTTCTACCAATTTTCTACCAATTGACCGAGAAAATGAAGTTGGTAGCTATTGGTATTTAGCATGTCGGAACCTTTGATTACTGATGTTTCAAGACTTCCATCCCTTTCTCTTGCTGACAAGGAGTATCTTCCTACGATCTCCGGGGTGTATTTCCTGCTCAACAAGTATGGTGAGGTGTTGTACATAGGTCAGTCCACAAACATTTGCGACAGATGGAAGTCGCACGGATGGTCAGAAGACATCCGTGAGGGACTCCGAATTGCATGGCTTGCTATTCCCGCAAAAGACTTGCTTCTTGTGATTGAAACGGCTCTAATTGCTGCGTTTCGACCGCCCTACAACAAGGATTTCAGGGGGCTTAAGGATGATAACGGCAACGAGCTAACCCCAGTTATTCCCTACGGTGAAGCTGTCTACAGAGGCTTGCTAAAACATCGTGGGAAATCACCCAAAGGGTCTGTGGTTGTAGAGACAGACAAGGGCTGGTTGAGGTTGCGATGGAACCACAAAGGAAAGCGATATTCACTGGCTTTAGGACTACCAGATGAAGAAACCAACAGAGAAATCGCAGCCAGAAAAGCAAGGATTATTCAAGAAGACATCAAACTAAGCGTTTTTGATAAAACCCTTGCGAAATATAGATCAGGGGAGTGCAGTTGACAGAGAAACGGCGATCG from Leptolyngbya ohadii IS1 includes the following:
- a CDS encoding Ycf66 family protein, whose protein sequence is MLAYILAIAVALASLGLYLAAFLLPEVHRKYDLLWSGVGLFYALVLWVCAGRITGGVLLGQIASVSLIGWFGWQTLQLRFAEGESSRPGERVAVKPFPDAATNPDSLVATVRSRIAQYRQRLRQNSDTSSILLNLDRLIEGIVQAFDRLRIWLSALMSTAISEAESPDPLTQPAESSASASRSPAPTIQPPEVIETSRPEVATVRIEVESVSIESPAAETPEPAAEWGDLEFDNDPDMETIDGSMESVSDALKRAGSRRSEGDRA
- a CDS encoding S8 family serine peptidase gives rise to the protein MAGRITTQGDRAMRSNIARQLFGLTGEGITIGIISDSFNALRGARRDVRSGDLPGKGNPLGFKQPVRVLKDSRSGSDEGRAMAQIVHDVAPGAKLLFHRSGRIENDFANAVRSLARAGADIIVDDIFFPTELMLQDGISAQAIDKVTQQGVLYFSAAGNDGNRSYESSFIPSDTFTFRGTTYTPHNFLAASTLGAQVDLFQDITIPAFTPISLLLNWDQPAGNLSSDMEIFLLDRPVPPGQGSSVLAQGVLSAYGQVNPIAQNDPAKFLAYTNQRAEPQTVYLMLALRTTASFPFPSLMKWISIANSSDGNTVYQYVNDQPDSVGRSTVYGHPNAPGAIAVGSTFFRRTPAFGVKSPPLDSFSSRGGTPIVFTPNGDRLPSPEVRLKPEIVGPNGVSTTVFGFAPFFGTSAAAPHLAAVAALMRQRAGGDRSLNLSRLLATLQQTAIPMAPAAGLNPQVGFVQAEDAVLRSFQVEKVGTTGSDQLTGTSQTDNLLGQGGSDRLTGLRGFDWLDGAGGKDRLRGNQGNDLLTGGAGADRLLGDGGDDTLLGNAGRDILQGGKGADLLWGGAGRNRLIDRQGRNTFVLSRSGLAEIPDFQPGRDRLGLSDISFSRLTIQQQGTDSRIQSGSRTLAVLADTDSTQLVRRSFIAISLPAIIL
- a CDS encoding homospermidine biosynthesis protein; the protein is MSNIISRKITPAPMPANLSVVDLIDGYFTAYNSARLREICHLLSREVMQEGVTVAVSLSGAMTPAGLGGSVLAPLMRHGMIDWMISTGANLYHDIHYGLGLDLYASHPFVDDVKLRQEGRIRIYDIVFGYDVLLETDAFIRELLKAEPFQKRMSTAEFHHLLGKYLYEVEQQLGLKHSCLLSTAYQCGVPIYTSSPGDSSIGMNVAALALEGYQLMIDPSLDVNETAAIAYAARQTESGEEGRSAAVIIGGGSPKNFLLQTQPQIHEVLGLEERGHDYFVQITDARPDTGGLSGATPSEAVSWGKVDPEELPSTIVCYTDSTIALPLISAYLINQCEPRPLKRLYDRRQEMLDTLRQDYLTALQNQPEQPTMAIAQTVREATKPEAIPTYPCGTPIRKEDRKKVGV
- a CDS encoding Arm DNA-binding domain-containing protein codes for the protein MITDVSRLPSLSLADKEYLPTISGVYFLLNKYGEVLYIGQSTNICDRWKSHGWSEDIREGLRIAWLAIPAKDLLLVIETALIAAFRPPYNKDFRGLKDDNGNELTPVIPYGEAVYRGLLKHRGKSPKGSVVVETDKGWLRLRWNHKGKRYSLALGLPDEETNREIAARKARIIQEDIKLSVFDKTLAKYRSGECS